CGTCATTAATCCTGCAGTTAACGCAAACCACGACAGTCCGCCACTATTCAATTGCGACAGCAAATCTCTTCCGCTGGCCACCTCCACTGCAATGGCCGACACGAACCCCAACATAGCCGCCCTTCCATTGATGATCTCCGGCGCAGGCCCTGAGAACGCAAACAGGTCGCCAAATTTCGTTCTTACCTGGATTCCATATTTCCTATATCAGATAAATTGTCCACATTATATAAATAAACTATAAATTGGGCATCTAGAGCGTTTCTTACCTTGGTAGAGCTTGAAGGAGAAACGCCTTCAGTAGAGGACGTTTCCTTTGGATCCTGATCCACGTAGCAAAATAAAACGCATTAGCCAAAGCTTTTTAAGAATAAAGAGCAAAATAGCTAAACGAACAACAGCAAAATAGCAAACCTTTGCAGCCATGCACTTGACTTGAAGGCTACTGTTGGGCAATCTACTGATATGACCCACACTATTCGTTTTGACTGCCCCGCAGTTAAGGGCTCCGGGtgctttcatcatcattgaagccATGGCCGCCATCGATGAGTGCTAAGAGAAGATGAATTCTGTGCGAGTACTTAGAATATCTCCTTCAGGACTCGTTGTTGGTTTTATAGCTTGGGAAGGATCGAATTTGGTGGTGTAAAATGGACCGAATCAGGGAAGCGAATGACGTGAGTTTACAAACGTGGCTTGTAAATATCCCGCAAATTTGTTTAGATGAAGTTTCCACACATTACTCTCCTCCTCAACGTGAAGATTCTACCAATTTTTCGTCCACTCAAAGGTGGACATCGCTCACTCGAGTTTCAGTTTTGATATTATTTTTGAAACCTTGCTTAGTCCTACAGCGTTTCAGGGGAACGAGTTTAGAAAGATATTTTGGGAATATGAGTTGTTATTGCGACAAAAATTTGAGATGTTTTCTGCGAATTTTTTTTCTGGGAAGTTGATTAAAGCACGCGCTCTGTCATAGTCACCGTTCAATAGGTGAAGCTTCCACATAT
This genomic stretch from Cryptomeria japonica chromosome 8, Sugi_1.0, whole genome shotgun sequence harbors:
- the LOC131043803 gene encoding early light-induced protein 1, chloroplastic-like — encoded protein: MAAMASMMMKAPGALNCGAVKTNSVGHISRLPNSSLQVKCMAAKDPKETSSTEGVSPSSSTKVRTKFGDLFAFSGPAPEIINGRAAMLGFVSAIAVEVASGRDLLSQLNSGGLSWFALTAGLMTVGTLVPLFNGISRESTSQPIFSSTAEMWNGRFAMLGLLALAFTEYVKGGPLV